GGGTGGGCATCGCGTCGCACAGGGACGCAGGGTCGAGGCGTCGGCCCGACCGACGCGCCGTGAGGCCAGACTGGTCGCGATGGGCAGCGGCTCGACCACCGGCGGTTGCAGCACACCGATGGCAAATGAGCCGCCTAGCAGAGCGACAGCGGCCCCCAACCCGACGAGGACGGAACGCAACGCGCGGCCGCGACGGCCGGAGGGATCGTGGAAGACAGGACGAATGGACACGTCTGGAGCATCGACCAAACACCGGCGCGACTGAATAAGATGCGTGGAATGCGACACGACCACTTGTCTCGCCGTGCTTGTGACGTCGGCGCCAACGTCCTACGTTCGCCGGATGCCATCGTCGAGCCACCCCGACCGCCGCGCCTTTCTGCAGGGGGCGCTGTGTACCGTCGCCGGGCTCACGCTGGTGGGTGGTTGCTCGCCAGACGCGCCCTACGACGATGCCACCCTGATGCAGCCGACGCTGTTGCCGACGCTTGGCCCCACGCGGGTGCGCGAGATCGGGCAGGCGTATCGTCGTGCCACCCCGGCCGAATCCACCGCGCCAACGCTGCGCGCGGCGATTGCCCGGGGTGCCCAGCAGCTCCGCGGCTTGCGGTGGTCGCCGTACCCATCGCTCGAGGCCCTCATCACGGCGGATTTCACGGACGGGCGTGTGGTGTTCCCCGCCGGATGGATGCTCTCGGTGAACGAAGCGCGTCAGTGCGGCTTGTTCAGCTTGCAGGGCTGAGCCGACCCACATGCATACCGATGCCTTGTCGCTCCCCGATGGCACGCGGCTCGACGGCGACCTCTGTATCGTCGGCGCCGGTGCGGCCGGCATCGCGATCGCCATGGAGTTTGTCGGTACATCGACCCGCGTGCTGTTGCTCGAAGGCGGTGGGTTCGACCTCGAAGGGCCCATGCAGGCGTTGTATCGCGGTGAGGTGGTAGGACGGCCATACTACCCGCTGGACGCGACGCGCCTACACTACTTCGGTGGCACCACGGGGCATTGGGGTGGGTTCTGCGCACCGCTGGATCCGATTGACTTCACCACGCGAGCCTGGGTGCCGCACAGTGGATGGCCCATCACGCGCGCACAGCTCGATCCGTTTTACGCGCGAGCGCATCCGTTGCTCGATCTCGGGCCGTTCGACTACCGCAGCGCGTTCTGGGAGCAGCAGGACCCGCGCCGCGAGCGACTGCCGCTCGATCGCACCGTGCTCGAGGAGAAGGTGTGGCAGTTCAGTGCCCCGACGCGCTTCGGCTCCAAGTTCCGACGCGCCTTGGTCGATGCGCCCAACGTGCACCTCTACACGCACGCCAATGTGGTCAGCGTGGTCGCCAACGAGAGTGCCCGCGCGATCGACGCCGTGCAGGTGCGCCAGTTCGATGGGCGCACGCTCCGCGTACGGGCCACGCAGTTCGTCCTCGCCTGCAGCACCATGCAGAACGTGCGTCTGCTGCTGGCGTCCAACGAGCGCGCCACGACGGGGCTTGGCAACGCGCACGATCAGGTGGGCCGGTACTTCGCCGAACACCTCGAAATGCCGGCCGGTACCGCCGTACTCACGCGGCCGCAG
This genomic window from Gemmatimonas sp. contains:
- a CDS encoding GMC oxidoreductase, producing the protein MHTDALSLPDGTRLDGDLCIVGAGAAGIAIAMEFVGTSTRVLLLEGGGFDLEGPMQALYRGEVVGRPYYPLDATRLHYFGGTTGHWGGFCAPLDPIDFTTRAWVPHSGWPITRAQLDPFYARAHPLLDLGPFDYRSAFWEQQDPRRERLPLDRTVLEEKVWQFSAPTRFGSKFRRALVDAPNVHLYTHANVVSVVANESARAIDAVQVRQFDGRTLRVRATQFVLACSTMQNVRLLLASNERATTGLGNAHDQVGRYFAEHLEMPAGTAVLTRPQSMQHYAYDFGVTKARAELRLTDAQQQARGVLNATVAVEPAPESGEARSTFEAESPEDVELYRRATKDSLTADMKSTEQVYDAERVRAKPFFTLMTRQEQAPNPNSRITLSSERDALGVPRVRFDWQLTALDKHSMRTLYSSVGREFGRLGIGRVQLRDWLLSDDLTWPSLVSGGWHDTGATRMHQDPKQGVVDADCRVHGLGNLYLAGAGVFPTAGSANPTLTLVALALRLADRLKG